TCGTTTCGTTGGCGGGAATGATGTGTGTGTTGGCGCTCGAAATCGAGATTTGTTTCATCGAGATGGGAAGCCGTGAGGTTCGCCAGAGATAGAATCTGTTCGATTGCGAGATATCGAGATTGTCGATGACTGATTGATTCGACATGGCTCCCCAGCCGAGAGCCAGATCGATAGGCGACAGATCCGATGCGTCATCGGAGTATTCCTTCCTGCTGAGGATCAGCGCGCGTATGTCGTATGTCGCGACCGGCGTGAGGGTGTAACCTTCGAGTTGTATCGGTTCCGATATCTCGCATTCCTCCTGCAACGGTTCATCGGGGCAGAGAATGCCGGGTTCCCTCGTGATGGATGGCTCGGGCCATACGAGCATCACGGCGATAGTAACGGCGAACACTGCGAGCATGCCGAGGGTGACACGTAGAATCATTGTGTGTTTCTCCAAGTACCATCGTCAAACTACACCGACGGGAGAACTGCACACAGCACTTTTTTTCCCGCATGTGCAGCTTCTGCACCTTCAACCCTGGAAGCGACGGAGCCGGAGCGCATTACCGAGCACGCTCACCGAGCTAAGCGCCATGGCCGCCGCGGCGATCATCGGATCGAGGAGTCCGAATGCCGCGAGTGGTATGCCCGTCACATTGTAGACAAAGGCCCAGAAAAGGTTCTGCCGGATGGTGACGCGCATCTTCGCCGAGAGGCGGACCGCGCGCACCAGCGCCCGCAGATCGCCGCCCGCGAGTGTCAGGCCGGCGGCGTCCATGGCTATGTCGCTGCCGGTGCCCATGGCGATGCCCACGTCGGCCTGCGCGAGTGCGGGCGCGTCGTTGACTCCGTCGCCCGCCATCGCGACAATCGTGCCCCCGCCCTGCAGTGCGGCGATGTGTCCCGCCTTTTGCTCGGGCAGCACGCCGGCAATCACGCGGCTCACGCCTGTTTCCGCGGCGATATGCCGCGCTGCGTTCTCTGTATCACCTGTGAGCATCACCGTCTCGATGCCAAGTTCGCGCAGGGCTGCAAGTGCGCCCGCCGCGCCGTCTTTCACATGATCGGCCACCGAGATGACACCCGCGGTCACGCCGTCGATCGCAATGACGATGCAGGTCCAACCCGCACCCGTATGCTCGTCCACCAGCGAAGCGGCTCCGCCAGCCGACACGGAAAATTCGCGAAGGAGTGAGAGATTTCCCGCGAGGACGGGCATACCGTTGATGGTCCCTGCCACACCGAGACCGGGGTACGATTGGAATGAGTCCGGATCGGAGGGAACGATACCCGCCTCGCGGGCGTGCCGGACCACGGCGTCTGCAAGCGGATGCTCCGACAAGCGTTCGAGCGCCGCCCCGCGGGCGAGAATGTCGTCCTGCTCGAATCCGCCAAGCGCGTCGATGCGCACCACTGCTGGCCGCCCCTCCGTGATTGTTCCCGTTTTGTCGAACGCCACGACCCGCACAGCATGAAGCTGTTCCAGACTGGCAGCATCACGAACAAGGACGCCAAGCCGCGCGCCCACTCCCGACGCCACCATTACAGCGGCCGGCGTCGCGAGTCCCAGCGCGCAGGGACAGGCGATGATGAGCACTGCAACACAGCGGAGAAGCGCATCCGATACTCCGATTCCTCCGACGCCGAGCCACAGCACAAATGTCAGCGCCGCGAGTACGATCACCACCGGCACAAAGACGGCCGCGATGCGGTCCACGTACTGCTGCACCGGCGCCTTCGACCCCTGCGCCTGCTCGACCATCGCAACGATACGCGCCAGCACGGTCGACGATCCGATGGCCGTCGCTGTACACACGAGACTGCCGCTCATCAGAATGGTGCCTCCTGTCAGTGTGTCGCCCGTTCCCTTTTCCACCGGGGCGCTTTCGCCTGTCAGCATCGATTCGTCCGCATACCCCGAGCCGCGAAGCACGGTTCCATCCACCGGAATACGCTCGCCGGGTCGGACGCGGACCATATCACCCACGCGTATTGCGGCCAGTGGCACATCCTCCTCGATATCCCCGCGCAGCAGCCGCGCTGTGTCGGGCTGCAGCCGCAACAACGCACGTATGGCATCCGACGCCTTGCGTTTCGCACGCGCTTCGAGCCGCTTGCCGAGAAGGATCAGCGTGATGATCGTGGCGCTTGTGTCGAAGTACACGTGCGGCGCGTGGTGCGCTGCGCCGAAGGCCTCGGGTGCGAGGGCGGCGGCGGCGCTGTAGACAAAGGCCGCCCCGGTGCCGACGGCGACGAGCGTGTTCATGTCGGCCACCTTGTGCCGCGCTGCTTTCCATGCAGCGACAAAAAAGCGCCTGCCCGGAACCAGCATCACCGGCGCGGTGAGTGCAAGAAGAATGAGATTGGTGGTCCGAAGGGAAAAAGGAGACCAGGCCTCGTACCCCGACAGCATCGATGCCATGCCCAGCAGCATGATGGGCACCGTCAGGACCGCTGAAGTTAACAGGTCGCGATGCAGGCTGTCTTCGTGTGTGTTCGGTCCTGCTTCCGCCACCGGGGCGTCGGCATCAGGCTGCGCGCGCAGCGTATATCCCGCGTCCGAAACCGCGGCGCGCATGTCCTCGAACGAGACCTTCGAAGCGTCGTACCGGACCCGCGCCTGCTCCGTAGCGAGATTCACGGTGGCGTCTTCGATTCCGTCTATTTTTTTCAGCACCTTCTCCACGCGCAGCACACAGCTCGCGCAGGTCATGCCTTCTATTTGCAGAGTATCGGTGTTCATCGCCGTTCTTTCGGATTGTGGAAAATTCGAAAGACAAACTACTCCGGGATGCTGGCTCTTTCTTTATACAATTCCGGAAATTGTTTACACCCGCGACATTATCCCCCCGGCCTTGAACGCCGGCCAACGCGGTCGAGCGGAATACGCGCCTCGGAGGCCATGGAACGAAACCGGCTCGGCGTCAAACCTGTCACCTTTTTAAATTGGCTTGAGAGATGCTGCACGCTGCTGTATCCCAACCGGTCGGCAATTTCGCTCAGTGTCAGTTCACCGTATTTGAGCAGCTCTTTCGCGTATTCGATGCGCTGAAGAATGAGAAACTGTTCGATGGTCACTCCCTCGACCGAGGAAAAAAGAGCGCTGAGTCCGGAATAGTCCCTGCCGATCTCCGCGGCCAGCGCGTCCGATACACGCCATCCTCGCGGACGTCCTGCCGCGTCCTCGCGGGCAATTTGCAGCACGGCGCGTTTGATGCGTTCGATGGTTTGCAGTCGCGCATCCTCGATGAGTTCGAATCCGTTCTCCAGCAGCATGCTTCGCAGCCGCGTCATCCCTTCCTCGCCGGGCTGTTCACTCAACACCGCTTCGCCGAGGGAGATGCTGCGCACATCGTGACCGAGGGCGGACAGTTCGTCGCGAACGACACGAATGCAGCGGTTGCAGACCATGTTCCGTATATGGATCGTCATCATGACACGGTGGCTCCAGTTTCTGCACTCGTGTGCTGTTCTGTTACGCGATGGTGATCGCTGTGTTGGAGCAGGTCCACATAGGCGCCGGCGACCAGGCAATCGTCGCCGAGGCCAAGCAGGGACAGGATTCTGCGGGCCTCGTCCGATCCGCTCTCCGCGGATTCAGTCTCGCCGAGCACAACTTCCAATTCCAGAAAATCGCCGAGCCCTTCGACTCTGTCGAGGTGCACGCGCGTCCTGCCCAGCATGTACAAGAGCCGCGACTTCCGTACGCGTCCGGAAATGCCGAGAGCGTTTTCCAGCGCCAGGCGCAGAGCAGCGGGTGAGGATGTCGGGGCGAGTACGTATCTGGACTGCTTCGGTCCGTCGATGTCGTCGCGCTCGTAGTGGATCAATTCTCCGCTGCCGTCCCCGAAGTCTCGCAACTTCAGACGGCCGCGTGCGGACACAAAGAACGTGTCATCCTGTGTGATATGCTGCGGTTCCTCACCGCACAGCAGGCGCACCCTGGGTTCGATGTCCTCGATTCGCGTGACGCGCGCTTTTATTTCCACATTGCTTGGCATGACACAATGATACAAAACCCTGCCGTCACGCGGCAGTCCCTGCAACGTTCCCACAAATTGCGCACACGAGGCGCCGCTCCGTTAAGCTGGGTGCCCTCCGTCGAAGAACGGATACGGATCGTAAAAAAAACGGGGACGCGTCGCGTCCCCGTCCAGTGGACATTCCGGAGGGATGTTACATGTACGATTCGATCGGCGGGCAGGTACAGACCACGTTCCTGTCGCCGTACGAGTTGTTTACACGGCCGACTGCGGGCCAGAATTTGTTGATGCGGACGTAGGGTAGAGGATAGACTGCCCGCTCGCGCGAATACGAATGCGGCCAGTTGTCTCCCGTCGCGGCGTGCGCGGTATGCGGAGCATTTTTCAACGGATTGTCGTGTTCGCCGAGTTTCCCGTCAAGCACGTCCTGTATCTCGCCGCGGATCGCAATGAGGGCCTCCGCGAAACGGTCGAGCTCGGCTTTGGATTCGCTTTCCGTGGGTTCGATCATCAGCGTGCCCGCGACCGGGAACGACACCGTCGGCGCGTGGAAGTTATAATCCATGAGACGCTTCGCCACATCCTCGGCTTCGATATGCGCGTCCTTGAAGGGGCGCAGATCCAGGATGAATTCATGCGCCACGCGGCCGTTGGATCCCACGTAGAGAATCGGGTAGTGGTTCTCGAGCCGGGCCTTGAGATAGTTGGCGTTCAGGATTGCAAACTTCGACGAATCGGTCAGGCCTCGCGCACCGAGCATACGGATGTATGCGTAGGAAATGAGAAGGATGCTGGCGCTTCCCCACGGAGCCGATGAGATGGCGGTGATCGACTTCTCTCCGCCAGTGCTGACGACGGGATTACCCGGGAGATACGGCGCGAGATGCGGCGCGACGCAGATCGGGCCCATGCCCGGTCCACCGCCGCCGTGTGGAATCGCGAAGGTCTTGTGCAGGTTGATGTGACATACGTCGGCACCGATGGCCGCGGGACTGGTGAGGCCGACCTGCGCGTTCATGTTTGCGCCGTCCATGTACACCTGTCCGCCGTGTTCATGGATGATGGAACAGACTTCGCGGATGGTCTCTTCGAATACGCCGTGTGTCGACGGATACGTCACCATCAGGGCCATGAGCTGCGCGCTGTGCTCCGAGGCCTTTGCCCGCAGGTCCGCGATGTCGATGTTCCCCATCGCGTCGCAGGCCACCACCACCACCTTGCATCCCGCCATGACGGCGCTTGCCGGATTTGTCCCATGCGCTGAAGCGGGGATGAGTGTCACATCGCGCTGCGTTTCACCCCGGCCATGCTGATAGGCGCGGATGACCATCAGTCCGGCATACTCACCCTGCGCGCCCGAGTTCGGCTGCAGTGAACATGCGGTGAATCCGGTGATGCGGCATAACGCGTCTTCGAGTCCGCGGAATATTTCGGCGTAGCCCTCTGCCTGTTCTTCAGGCGCGAAGGGATGCATGGCCGAAAACGCGGGCCATGTGATGGGAATAAGCTCGGTTGTTGCGTTCAGCTTCATCGTGCAGGAACCGAGAGGAATCATCGAATGCGCGAGCGATAGATCCTTGTTCTCGAGGCGCTTGATATAGCGCAGCAGTTCCGTCTCCGAATGATTCATGTTGAAGATCGGGTGCGTCAGAAATTCGCTCGAGCGGCCGTGAGGCGCGGGATACGTTGTGTCGACGCCTTCGAATACGTCGGCGGACTTTGCATCCGAACCCTTCAACCCCGCAAACAGCGATAGCACGAGCTGAATTTCGCGGACTCCCGTCGTCTCATCGACTGCGATTCCGACGTCGCCGTTCTCGAAGTAGCGGAAATTCACCTGCGCGGCTTCGGCGCGGGCACGCAGCAGCGCCGCATCCGGAACACGCACGCGCAGCGTGTCGAAGAACAGCGTGTTGCGCTGTTCAAAACCGAGGCGCACAAGGCCGTGGTCGATCGCGCAGGCGGCCGCATGAATGTTGCCTGCTATGCGGCGCAGCCCCTGCGGACCGTGATACACGGCATACATGCCGGCCATCACTGCAAGAAGCGCCTGAGCGGTGCAGATATTCGATGTCGCCTTGTCGCGTTTGATGTGCTGCTCGCGGGTCTGCAGTGTCATGCGGAACGCGGGATGTTCCTGCGCGTCCACCGACACACCTATGATGCGCCCGGGCATCATGCGGATGTATTCCTGCTTTGTCGCAAAAAAGGCCGCGTGCGGTCCGCCGTATCCCATGGGCACACCGAAGCGCTGTGCGCTTCCAACCACCACATCAGCGCCGAATTCACCCGGAGGCGTCAGGTGCACGAGACTCATCATGTCCGCCGCCACCACAACCTGAATGCCCTGCGCGTGCGCGGCATCGATGAAGGCGCGATAGTCGATCACCTGGCCGTCCTGCGCGGGGTACTGCACCAATGCGCCGAAGAACGAGGCGTCGAGCTGCGCATCGGCGTGGTTTCCCACCACGATTTCGAATCCGAGCGGGAGGGCGCGGGTCTTCAGCACGTCGAGCGTCTGCGGGTACACCGTGTCCGACACAAAAAACTTCATGCTCCCTGCGCGGTCCGATTTCCTGTGCACAATACCCGCGACCATGATCATCGCCTCGCCAGCAGCCGTGCCCTCGTCGAGCAACGAGGCGTTCGCGACCGCCATGCCTGTCAGGTCGGTCACGAGCGTCTGGAAATTGAGCATCGCCTCAAGGCGGCCCTGTGCAATCTCGGCCTGATAAGGGGTGTACTGCGTGTACCAGCCCGGATTCTCGAGGATATTCCGAAGAATGACCGTCGGCGTGTAGGTGCCGTAATAGCCCATACCAATAAAGGATGTGTAGGTCTTGTTTTTAG
This is a stretch of genomic DNA from Ignavibacteriota bacterium. It encodes these proteins:
- a CDS encoding copper-translocating P-type ATPase: MNTDTLQIEGMTCASCVLRVEKVLKKIDGIEDATVNLATEQARVRYDASKVSFEDMRAAVSDAGYTLRAQPDADAPVAEAGPNTHEDSLHRDLLTSAVLTVPIMLLGMASMLSGYEAWSPFSLRTTNLILLALTAPVMLVPGRRFFVAAWKAARHKVADMNTLVAVGTGAAFVYSAAAALAPEAFGAAHHAPHVYFDTSATIITLILLGKRLEARAKRKASDAIRALLRLQPDTARLLRGDIEEDVPLAAIRVGDMVRVRPGERIPVDGTVLRGSGYADESMLTGESAPVEKGTGDTLTGGTILMSGSLVCTATAIGSSTVLARIVAMVEQAQGSKAPVQQYVDRIAAVFVPVVIVLAALTFVLWLGVGGIGVSDALLRCVAVLIIACPCALGLATPAAVMVASGVGARLGVLVRDAASLEQLHAVRVVAFDKTGTITEGRPAVVRIDALGGFEQDDILARGAALERLSEHPLADAVVRHAREAGIVPSDPDSFQSYPGLGVAGTINGMPVLAGNLSLLREFSVSAGGAASLVDEHTGAGWTCIVIAIDGVTAGVISVADHVKDGAAGALAALRELGIETVMLTGDTENAARHIAAETGVSRVIAGVLPEQKAGHIAALQGGGTIVAMAGDGVNDAPALAQADVGIAMGTGSDIAMDAAGLTLAGGDLRALVRAVRLSAKMRVTIRQNLFWAFVYNVTGIPLAAFGLLDPMIAAAAMALSSVSVLGNALRLRRFQG
- a CDS encoding helix-turn-helix transcriptional regulator yields the protein MTIHIRNMVCNRCIRVVRDELSALGHDVRSISLGEAVLSEQPGEEGMTRLRSMLLENGFELIEDARLQTIERIKRAVLQIAREDAAGRPRGWRVSDALAAEIGRDYSGLSALFSSVEGVTIEQFLILQRIEYAKELLKYGELTLSEIADRLGYSSVQHLSSQFKKVTGLTPSRFRSMASEARIPLDRVGRRSRPGG
- the gcvP gene encoding aminomethyl-transferring glycine dehydrogenase, whose product is MNTTRIIDETFDVRHLGPSVQEERDMLALLGVPNLDALIEETVPQSIRLGDPLPLSEGLSEQELLHELAAVASKNKTYTSFIGMGYYGTYTPTVILRNILENPGWYTQYTPYQAEIAQGRLEAMLNFQTLVTDLTGMAVANASLLDEGTAAGEAMIMVAGIVHRKSDRAGSMKFFVSDTVYPQTLDVLKTRALPLGFEIVVGNHADAQLDASFFGALVQYPAQDGQVIDYRAFIDAAHAQGIQVVVAADMMSLVHLTPPGEFGADVVVGSAQRFGVPMGYGGPHAAFFATKQEYIRMMPGRIIGVSVDAQEHPAFRMTLQTREQHIKRDKATSNICTAQALLAVMAGMYAVYHGPQGLRRIAGNIHAAACAIDHGLVRLGFEQRNTLFFDTLRVRVPDAALLRARAEAAQVNFRYFENGDVGIAVDETTGVREIQLVLSLFAGLKGSDAKSADVFEGVDTTYPAPHGRSSEFLTHPIFNMNHSETELLRYIKRLENKDLSLAHSMIPLGSCTMKLNATTELIPITWPAFSAMHPFAPEEQAEGYAEIFRGLEDALCRITGFTACSLQPNSGAQGEYAGLMVIRAYQHGRGETQRDVTLIPASAHGTNPASAVMAGCKVVVVACDAMGNIDIADLRAKASEHSAQLMALMVTYPSTHGVFEETIREVCSIIHEHGGQVYMDGANMNAQVGLTSPAAIGADVCHINLHKTFAIPHGGGGPGMGPICVAPHLAPYLPGNPVVSTGGEKSITAISSAPWGSASILLISYAYIRMLGARGLTDSSKFAILNANYLKARLENHYPILYVGSNGRVAHEFILDLRPFKDAHIEAEDVAKRLMDYNFHAPTVSFPVAGTLMIEPTESESKAELDRFAEALIAIRGEIQDVLDGKLGEHDNPLKNAPHTAHAATGDNWPHSYSRERAVYPLPYVRINKFWPAVGRVNNSYGDRNVVCTCPPIESYM
- a CDS encoding class IV adenylate cyclase, whose protein sequence is MPSNVEIKARVTRIEDIEPRVRLLCGEEPQHITQDDTFFVSARGRLKLRDFGDGSGELIHYERDDIDGPKQSRYVLAPTSSPAALRLALENALGISGRVRKSRLLYMLGRTRVHLDRVEGLGDFLELEVVLGETESAESGSDEARRILSLLGLGDDCLVAGAYVDLLQHSDHHRVTEQHTSAETGATVS